TGCCttgggcaccagatgaccttgtcccgacatgttgtacattacatatttCTGATACTGTATAGTTCTAACTGTTGTATCTTATAAAATGTGTACCattgattactgaataccaatatgagtcctgaccattacactgtataatttatattgtacattacatactcctgacccctgcgctaaatatattttatgttgtacattacatactcctgacccctgcactatatattctatattgtacattacatactcctgacccctgcactatatattctatgttgtacattacatactcctgacccctgcactatatactctatgttgtatattacatcattctgatactatatagtcctatctgttgtatcttatacaatatgttgtacattacatagtcctgacttctgctctctcccctctacccactgctatatataaacataatacttattctcttttgttacacccatttcctaccagctggacattttatatctgatgatttgattggagcacaaaCTTTTACATgctaataataatgtgataacatccttaACCACCTCAGCACTGTGTCATATCTGAAAAACAGCTTCAGCGCAGCTCTCAGAGGGCATCCAAAATTttcatttctttttgtttgtttagcaaaaaacctcagtggtgattaaataccaccaaaataaaactctatttgtgtgaaaaaaaatgtataaaaaattaatttgggcacagcgttgcatgatcgtgcaattttcattcaaagtgtgacagtgctgaaaattggcatgggcaggaagggggtgaaagtacctggtattgaagtggttatactttggaaccttaaccgcttcagccccggaagattttacccccttcctgaccagagcactttttgtggttcggcactgcgtcgctttaattgacaattgcgcggtcgtgtgacgttgcacccaaaaaaaaaaaatggatgtcctttttttcccccacaaacatagctttcttttggtggtatttgatcacctctgcggtttttattttttgcgctataaacaaaagagcgacaattttgaaaaaagagcaatattttttactttttgctataataaatatcccccccaaaatatataaaaaaacacattttttcctcagtttaggccgatatgtattcttctacatatttttggtaaaaaaaaatcgcaataagcgtatattgattggtttgcgcaaaagttatagtgtctacaaaataggggatagttttattttcattattaatttttttttattagtaatggtggtgatctgcgatttttttttttttatcgtgacttcaCTGCGTCTGAGAAGCTACAGCGCTCTAGTCACTTGCATTTATATGGTCAGTCATCCCCTTGAAGATTTTTCTTGCGTCTGTGCTGTGGTGGTCGTCCTTTGGGGACCCTTGTGGGGGACTCTTCCGAGCTCAGATGGGGTTCATCAATTTGATGGACAGGCAGCGACAAATCTTATGAATTATTTTTTCAAACAAAATCTACTTTTTAATATTTCTTTACAACTTAATATTGAATATATTTATACCCTCCTGTTAAAAAAACGCCTCTGCAGAAGGGATACTCTCCCAAAACATGTTAGGCTAACAGAGGAAAATCATGTTCATCTATGAATTTGTAACAATGTATTCATTTGTGAAATTTTTCTTGTTCTGCACTATATGTGCTGTATCAACTGTGATCATTTTTTTTGACACATGATTTTTAATTATTTTCCTAATAAACAACATTTTATAATATatgattttctttttgtttgcccataaaatcccactcTACCGGGAAGTACTTGCGTCCCCTTTTTAAGGTTCCTTATACAACaagttattcatgactaaatcataaactaaataaggaagtgcaggacttcttgtgttgggaagatggcaatgagtgtcAGAgtgggtggggacactcgtcctataatcccctcatcactgtcactcctataaaagacagttctcgttgtttcctcaccctctgactaaggtccatgaataaagaaatgaactggtaggagatcagaggacccatttactagttgccttggggggggggaattgtaagatcctcagagacaaagctgcctgatgtgggcggagtcctggtttaggggaaccaatctgctcatgtctagtaataatctttttatttctattttagtagatggacgggagatgaggaaaacctcagaggattgtctcactttgtctccagactgtaaagtagaagatgaggacatcacacagtatagtccaggagaaaacccgactacctcaaatgtccatccggcaccacacagtgtagatggaccatcgtattcctcttatcccgaggaacctcagactgtgagggacggtgccgtccttccaaccgAGAAGAgactttcctgtactgagtgcgggaagtgtttccgttcaAAATACGATCTTAATGTGCATAaaggatctcacacaggggagaagccgtattcatgctctgagtgtgggaaatgtttttcacaaaagtccttCTATCACAGACATCAGAGGTTGCACACAGGAGAAAATATATATTCATGTGCTGAGTGTGGGAAatatttttcagagaagtccaatctttacaaacatcagagatctcacaggggggagaaaccatattcctgtcctgagtgcgggaaatgcttttcacagaagtcccatctttacacacaccAGAGACTGCACACGGGGGAaaggccatattcctgtcctgagtgtgggaaatgtttttcagaaaagtcccaactttacagacatcagagatctgacacaggagaaaagccatattcctgtcctgagtgtgggaaatgtttttcatggaTTTCAAGTCTTTCTACATATCAGAGATCTCATATGGGAGGGAAGccctattcctgttctgagtgtgggaaatgtttttcagacaagtctggtctttacagacatcagagatctcatacaggggagaagccgtattcctgtcctgagtgtgggaaatgtttttcacagaagtccaatctttacacacatcagatatctcacacgggggagaagctgtattcctgttctgagtgtgggaaattttTTTCAAGCAAGTctggtctttacagacatcagagatctcacacaggggagaagccgtattcctgtcctgagtgtgggaaatttttttcacagaagtcccacctttacagacatcagagatctcacatggggagaagccgtattcctgttctgagtgagggaaatgttactgaagtcctgtcttcctgtacatcagagattccacacaacccttgaggtgtattagtgccttcagtgcgggaaatgtcttatatttgaatgttgctggacatcacagctctcatgtggggaagaagcacaccctgatatacacctcagatatactccatggctgatcttcatcatgtaagaaacagttcataaggagatcagagatcaccaaagacatggatgaagtgttgtactgtgttggccattgatagcagtagaaaaataaaaatggagtcattacctttcattggctgagtacattttgtggtggaggATTTCACAAACCCCtaaaggtttattttaaaaaaattgttgacTGAATATGAGCAGCATTCATCCAACTGTGATGAAATTGACCATATTTCAGTTCGTAAAGtgatttccttggctccatctagtggccatagagCGGTTTACATATAAATCATataacccaccccccacccccaaagctcTAAATAATACAAATCAAACCCAAGATTTAAGGTCCTAATGTGATTTTTTCTGTCGTAGTAACACCttgaaataaatatatgtttaaaattTACCCAAAAACAACAGTTCATGTCAGAAATTATAATACAATGTAAGATAAATCACAGGATGTCAATACAGTACCCAGAATCATAGACACCCCTCAGTGAATCAATGCCATGCTCAGTTATCCTCCaattgtgacatcacttccgcctagTTGGCCGATGCGTTTCAGCATAGTTCTAAGGCAAGCAGAGGGACCTGTCAGCACTGGAGCTGTGTACACCTCATGGAGATCGCTCTCAGACAGTCACATTTATTACAGCGACTTGCTTTTTTTATGAAGTGCGCATAGCTTACTTAtacatgtgagttgccaattgtgTATACTAATAAATATGTCTTTATACTTCACTTAGACACTTAAATACCTCTTTATACTGTACttgccaggagggctggtagtgccTCTTACTTATTTATtttctgtgtagcaccctctagtgtgctattaGTTTAAGTAGAGGCAAATTTATTGACTCATGGTAAGTGTGAGCCTGAAATCTGAgtcagggtttactgcaggtcaggctggatgtttcacagaggcaggtctctggtgcctccccctggttttggaagtttggagaaacttctagaagttagtgggcggaggccaggaaGGTTGATCTACATACTTAGTGGAACCTGGCCAATACCTGGCATACTGTCTTGACCGGGATGGTGaggccagcccttaaatatgggaGAGCCATGCTATCagaggagtcgggtggaagatggagtgttaaggaggctgttggtggcctagGGGAGACCCCATATACAGGCTGGGCTTGGGCTGGCTCAAGAGGATCCATTCAGCAGAGCGGTTTGACTTGGAATCttacctgaaaaacagtaatagCAAGGAagacagagtgagtacatcaggACACCCAGGGAATTCTTAAGGAGAAAGACTGTCATGTAGCATTTAAATGTTGGAGATCATGCTGGACTGACTTCCTCAGTTGAGGTTCTGTGAGTAGGTGATGGTGGGGGCGGGCTGGGAGAGATTGATTCTGATGAATCTGGCCCAACTTAGCAGAAAGGTGGCAGTGAAGGCACAGAAGGCTTTATCCTTCCTTCTCCACAGCTATAGAGATTGTAAGTACCCCTCTGGGGACAGTTTGCTGCACACAAGACAGATAACAAGTGCAGTGCAAAGTGTTGAATAGCCTTGCTAGCTCACACTAACTCATGTGGGGTGGTAGACTCTGTCCACAGGTCACTTGTACCATCTGTTTGGACAGTTGTCCCCAGTCGGACACTCTGCCTGGCTCTGGCCGTGCAAGAGCACAGCCTTCCTCCTACTTATCTAGGGAAGACTGATTTCATGGCAGAATCTATTAGAGACTCTTGGTAGAGACTATTAGTAACATGTGAGCGACCCCTTTCAGTGTCCTCTCCTGAGCCCCTTATTTCACTGTGTTTAGCTGCAGACACTCTGCCTGAGAAGGAGGGGGTAGACGAGATgcctgacgggcacagtgaggctgctatgatggacacagtgaggctgcatatggtgggcacagtgaggctgcaattgatgggcacagtgaggctgcatatgatgggcacagtgaggctgcaattgatgggcacagtgaggctgcatatgatgggcacagtgaggctgcaattgatgggcacagtgagtttgcaattgatgggcacaatgaggatgcatatgatgggcacagtgaggctgcaattgatgggcacagtgagactgcatatgatgggcacagtgaggctgcaattgatggacacaaagaggctgcaattgatggacaccgcgaggctgcatatgatgggcacagtgaggctgcagttgatgggcacagtggggctgcatatgatggccacagtgagtttgcaattgatggacacagtgaggatgcatacgatgggcacagtgaggctgcaattgatgggcacagtgagactgcatatgatgggcacagtgaggctgcaattgatgggcacattgaggctgcaattgatgggcacagtgaggctgcaattgatgggcacagtgaggctgcatatgatggacactggtgaggctgcaattgatgggcacagtgaggctgcatatgatggacactggtgaggctgcaattgatgggcacagtgaggctgcaattgatgggcatagtaaggctgcatatgatggacactggtgaggctgcaattgatgggcacagtgaggctgcaattgatgggcacagtgaggcggcatatgatggacactggtaaggctgtaattgatgggcacagttttatctagcagtaatgatacatgaTCAcgtgataaatggctatttacagtccttcATTACTAACAGtttcatttttcagtttgtttgcgccccccccccccaaaaaaaaaaaaaaatgcgagcaccagctgccactgctttttATAGAGATTTATTACATCCATTCCAAaactattttacatttatttattccatGGAATATGAAGAGATTTGTATATCAATAATCCATCAAATTCCAGTTTTCATTGGACTTTATTCCCACCAATAATCAATCAGGAATCCATGCCAGCAATCATCAGATCAATAGGAATGTTTCCAATATCCAGTAATCCACGGTTTGATCCTCCAACATAACCAGTGCACAGAATTATAAATCTATCACATGAAATGGATATTATTGATTGGTTGATGTCATTTATTGACCTATTGATTCCCTTATATGATAGAATAGATTGATTTCTCCATGTATTGATCATCCTCTCCATATATCTCTTCACCTTGTCTAACATAATAAAAATTCTAAATGCTATAAATCTCAGCCATGTCCATGAATTGTATCTGACTTGGGTTTTTTTAATATGATATATGGGACTTTTACTTCATTACCTATTTTTATATCAGCTTCTTACACTCGTTCTGACACTTtgaagccatgaaacgcgttgaatATGTATTTTACAGTTCTTGTCCAATAATCACCAACCCTTTTGAAGAAAACATTTCAGAGTTTGCCTCTTAACTATGGGCACCTCTACTGACCTCACCCTCATTTCTTTCTTGGGGTGAAAGTTCCCTATTGGTATCCAAATACTGCTTAGTATATGACCATCCGGAATTCCCTGATGACCATGGAGTGTGACCACCCATTGACTTCAGTGAGGAGACAGTCAGTCATATTCTCCACAAATCCTCAGGTTGTCTGATCCCTGGATGGGTTCTCCACAACCTCACAGATGTAAGTCCATGCCTCCTACTTCTACCGATCTTCTAGCACAATCTCACACCTCCTGGTATTAATCACTACACTTAGTCCCATCTCTCCCATCATCTTTTATCCTCTTTTTCCCATCTCGGTTGGAGAATTTCTACTTATGTGTTAGTTTATGAGGGGAAAGCCATGGACATGTGTCATACTGACCTAGCCACCTGGAAGCAGTTCTATAGGTCAGTAGAACATATAGTACATCCATGGCAGCAGAAGTGTCACCTATGGGTAGTTTTTAAATACcagaatttttcttcatttcactGGCACACACAATTATAAGGCTGGGCGTGTTGGATATCTACTTAGCACAACCTCTTttatatttttgccaaaaaattggTAAAATATTGTATTTGTGTGCTCTACAATTATTTAGTGTATTTTTACGGCTTGAGCCAATATCATGAGACAAAAAATTTAAACTATCACAATTttgttctccagggcctctgctttcaaaaaatatatgtttgggggttttatctaatcttcaggcccaaaatctgcattttaccatgtgtgcaaaaataatgcaaaaacagctctggcagtaaaagggttaatgtgagctagatgggatcactctgctgtggtcacactctaaacattagagctccccctagctgcagcctggtaataacattgccAGGAGGTCTATTAATTTATCTGctacatacttcccatctttatataaagtctcctgacatttaggggtctattcataaataATTTATAGGGATGAGcctaatgttcaagtcgaacatcgggtgttcggcgAACACTAtgcggtgtttgtggcaaattcgaaagctgccggaacaccgttaaagtctatgggacactaacatgaaaaatcaaaagtgctaattttaaaggcttatatgcaagttattgtcataaaaaatgtttggggacccgggtcctgcccaaggggacatgtatcaatgcaaaatatttttttaaaaatggacgttttttcgggagcagtgattttaaatgatgcttaaagtgaaacaataaaagtgaaatattccttggaCTGCTATTGAAAAGGGAGTGCTGTACCCGGTTCACCCCTGTTCTCTGGTTTGGGGTTCTCCCCCTTCCCTGGATTCCATATACAAATGCCAATGCACTGCTCCAATGGCTTTTACCTTAACCATTTGGCGTAAGTGTCTCAAAACCTACTCTCTCGCTCCGTCATGTTCTCCTCTTGCTAACGTGCTTTTTTATCCGCTCATACCAGATAGCTTGTCCCTGAGTAGGGTCTTCCCATGGCTCACCGCATCCCTCTTCCAGCTCCGAAACCCAGTCCACCCCATTACACGAAAATTACATACTTTCAacactttaagtgagaaatttgatATACCCCCCTATTTCTTCCATTTCTATATGCAGGTAagacacttctttcactctaaatcCTCAACTCTGACCCTTGACATACCTACTGCTTTTGAATACTTGTGTGCACAGGGTTCGAACCAATTACACTTTTTCGTACatctatcgtatcctccatgaaTCGACTCCCATTGCGGAGACCACTCATTACATGAGAAGATGGTCCCATATACTGAGCTGACCTATCACGGTACAAGATTTGGTCCTCTATTTTTAAGTCTTCTAAATGTGTAACCCAGAGAGAGACATCGATTAAGATCCTTATGTTTTGGTACAGGTCTTCAGATGTAATTCATAAATTTGACCCCTCGGTCTCGCCGCGCTGTTGGCATTGCGGAACCGACACGGGTTCTCTatttcacattttttggcagtgttcCCTGATACAACCCTTTTGGCGTGATGTGAGTGAACTCATTCAGAAGGTAGTAGATGTGTCCCTCCCGTTGGATCCCTTGAACTGTTTGTTGGGTCTTCCCCTTTCAAACACAACCAAAAAACAGAATCGGTTAATCTCCTATATTTTATTAGCCGCCAGAAGGCTTATTCCACTGTGCTGGTTATCCAATGCTCCTCCCTTGTGGTCCAGATTCTTAAGTTTGGTGGCTGAAATTCGAAGGATAGAGTTTCTAACAGCCTCCGTACACGATTCCATCTTTCAATTTAATAAAACTTGGGAACGTTGGGATCTATCGGATTTTGGGACACCTCTGCCAAACAACACGCCTTAAGTAATATTAATTTCATACTATTCTTGCATGTATGCactcctttcttctcttcttttttttattgatacctcTAATGCGTATTCCATACCCTTCTTAGAAGTCCTGTGGTTTTGTGACTGCTTTTGAATTTTAATAAATAGCCATGAGTTACCTGTTTTACGTATTGCTAAAATGTGATACAGTCCACTCCTGTGTCCATGGACATCATTGGTTTACAATTACCTTTACTTTTCTTCTTATCTCAACATGTATGTTAACAATGCGTTGTTATTCCTAGTGCGATGTACAATGTGTAACAAGattgtatattttcttttaaaaatttaataaaaatacaatttttttaaaaaaagtgaaatattcctttaaatatcgtgcctggggggtgtctatagtatgcctgtaaagtggcatatttttcccgtgtttagaacagtaccacagcaaaattacatttctaaaggaaaaattgtcatttaaaactgattgcagctgtaatgaattgtcggattctggcaatatagataaaaaaaaacattttaaaaaatggcatgggttcccccacagtccattactaggcccattgggtctggtatgaatattaaggggaaccctgaatcaaaatttttttaaaaattgcatgggggtccccccaaaatccataccagatccttatgcaAGCACGCAATTTGGCAGgcttcaggaaaagaggggggacgagagagcctccccctcctgaaccataacaggccacatgccctcaacatggagagggtgctttggggttgccccccaaagcaccttgtccccatgttgatggggacaagggcctcatccccacaacccttgccgggtggttgtgggggtctgcgggtggggggcttatcggaatctggacccccagatgccggcctcccccctgtgtgaattggtaacagggtaccatttcacaaaaaaattgtcaaaatggtaaaaaagacaagacacagcttgggatgagtcttttattaaaaaataaaaatgtcacgccgcccgatggaccaaaaaaaaaaagccgcgaccgacccgcctacatgggaggctcccaccttctgacgcgtcttcgctttgacagctcttatataactgagggcggggccacccggtgacgtaaccggatgaccccgccccctctgacgccacggggtcttccccatggcttccttgtggcatcagaggagggcagggccacccaggcaagggttgtggggatgaggcccttgtccccatcaacatagggacaaggtgctttgggggctacctcaaagcatcctccccatgttgagggcatgtggcctggtacagttcagaaggggggcgctctcttctgttccctcccttttcctgcggtctgccaggttgcgtgcttggctAAGGGTCTCGTATGGTATTTGGGGAGGACCCCttggccattttattttttaatttggatgcagggttccccttaaaattcataccagacctgaagggtctggtatggatttgacaatatgacaataacttgcatataagcctttaaaattagcacttttgattattcatgttcgtgtcccatagactttaacggtgttcgtgtgttctgctgaattttttgcctgttcgcatgttctgctgtgaaccgaacaggagggtgttctgctcatccctaataATTTACATAGCAATTCCCCCGGTGAAAGTccatgtacattccttctgtgtgaatggGATGGGGAATAAATGTTAGTATGCTCTTTGCTGAGCTGTTTGAATGATTTCCatggatttaaaatggaaaataccacatttggttATTAGATGGTGCTAATTTCAATGGTACTTAGCGCCATCTAAAGGCCAACTGCAATGTTGGTTTATTTAAAGAGCATGTCAGCCCAACATTGATATTCCTGGTATGtgtctgctgtcccatgtactggtatgaaGAAGtctcctgctctctttgtattgcttcctatgtGGGAAAtcgctggtgttcctgccagtccctctgctttcctgttaaaaactgaccacactaggcatgatagctgagcatggtcagttctctatctGTGCTGGAAatacagtgtgctctcctccaatgatcaaacttttCCTGGCACAGCCATTCACCGGagagaccagtgtgctgctgtttctcctcccccagctcttaggcagatgagaacagagggaatgtgatcacttataaaaaaaaaggaaaacaggtatttatatatatatacacaaatgttttgcctttcatttctattttaaactgaacgggTTATTTTATAAAATGAGGGCTTACATAGACTTTAACTTTTATCCTTCCCCGTGTACTGTACTCATAAGTGTTTGAGTATGATCTCAGGTATTAGTATGAAGTCATGTCTGACCAAGGAAACAAAGGGGTCTACTTATAGAAAATTCATTGGACAAATGTGACAAAAAGTTCATTCAGCTATTACAAATTCTGGCCATAATTTACCACAGTGATTTTCTATGattgtcaactccatctagtggccattacagggtatttttcctgaaatacctcgaTCAGAAAAAATACGAGGGGAGTTCAAGTCAAACCGGGACCTTTGATTTTATATGATAAAAGAACACATTTCAAGAAGTGGAAACTGTATTTATTTTTCAACATCCTCCTCGGCTACATTCATACACTTACCCtggcgtttaaccacttgccacccgtatAACTTATACAGCGGCAAGGTGGCACTGCTCTGTTGGATCACACGCCTAGTACGGGAACCAACACTTCTGGATCTGAGGTGTACATGAGCCCCACCGGCGACCTGCTTCGATTATatacagcaggagctgatctgcggATAACGTGGACTCAATGTCCTCAATGTACAGTCCTCAATGGACTCAATGTACAGAATGATAGTGCGGTATACTACCacctcacagaccacctgcggccCCCCCCTATTTTGAGGGGAATATCCcagaggagagccccccatcccatcctacctggagcttgactggaggagcttgtgcagcgtgaacatcgagacagacaatcaagcatgagaaggtatgtgctcttgacagcccccggtggcgacaataggcatagcatgcatttacttaaaagagaaacctactagaattaaaaaattctgtggaatctcccttaccttatccagctgcagggttctgtttatACA
This is a stretch of genomic DNA from Aquarana catesbeiana isolate 2022-GZ unplaced genomic scaffold, ASM4218655v1 unanchor233, whole genome shotgun sequence. It encodes these proteins:
- the LOC141121872 gene encoding uncharacterized protein, yielding MEEWEYLEGHKDLYKDVMMDNQPPLTSPDGSSNGNPPERCPRPLYSRDSTQEDHTIPHHHQSGNLRDSKVEVKEEIKEEDDEDGVMEESELLKEHKDLYQDIMVESSSYRNPPERCPRPLYSRDSTQEDHTIPHCYKSGDPIDIEFEVKSEEEETYVRDDQQSMEEDGITGTFIEEDTPTEISTVDGREMRKTSEDCLTLSPDCKVEDEDITQYSPGENPTTSNVHPAPHSVDGPSYSSYPEEPQTVRDGAVLPTEKRLSCTECGKCFRSKYDLNVHKGSHTGEKPYSCSECGKCFSQKSFYHRHQRLHTGENIYSCAECGKYFSEKSNLYKHQRSHRGEKPYSCPECGKCFSQKSHLYTHQRLHTGERPYSCPECGKCFSEKSQLYRHQRSDTGEKPYSCPECGKCFSWISSLSTYQRSHMGGKPYSCSECGKCFSDKSGLYRHQRSHTGEKPYSCPECGKCFSQKSNLYTHQISHTGEKLYSCSECGKFFSSKSGLYRHQRSHTGEKPYSCPECGKFFSQKSHLYRHQRSHMGRSRIPVLSEGNVTEVLSSCTSEIPHNP